A region of Thermococcus piezophilus DNA encodes the following proteins:
- a CDS encoding ABC transporter permease, which produces MGYLKYLAFRIVNAIIVLLIVTFIISALFVKVAEESNKSKMYEELMLWERSEGAKIKQSQGLEAFEQAKAAKQASLEEKYELNVPYWQKVYNKAVRTLKLDFGTTSMPIFGTNNVSDIIKVAVPRSILLFTTATIIVIILGIFLGVRAARHAGSVFDRALSIFALVTYSLPMWWTGMMFLLIFAYKLGWFPLSSMFDPQLTGWAHIKDVIWRLVLPVFTYVFVVFGGWAWTTRNIMIGTLQEDFIMAARAKGIPEHKIIYGHALRAAAPPIVTMIIFALLGSLGGAIISELVFNYPGMGRLYWVALQQNETNLLIGLTYFFTVLYLASVVLADMIYGFLDPRVKVGASARM; this is translated from the coding sequence ATGGGGTATCTCAAGTACCTTGCGTTTAGAATCGTGAACGCCATTATTGTTCTGTTGATAGTGACTTTTATTATTTCGGCACTCTTCGTTAAAGTCGCGGAGGAGAGCAATAAATCAAAGATGTATGAGGAGCTGATGCTATGGGAAAGATCCGAGGGTGCCAAAATCAAGCAGAGTCAGGGACTTGAAGCTTTTGAACAGGCCAAGGCTGCCAAACAGGCATCCCTCGAGGAGAAGTATGAGCTGAACGTCCCCTACTGGCAGAAGGTTTACAATAAGGCGGTGCGTACGTTAAAGCTTGATTTTGGAACGACGAGCATGCCTATCTTCGGTACCAACAACGTTTCGGACATCATTAAAGTCGCGGTTCCGAGGAGCATACTCCTCTTCACGACTGCTACGATAATCGTTATTATCCTGGGTATTTTCCTTGGTGTTAGGGCCGCCAGACACGCCGGAAGCGTATTTGACAGGGCGTTGTCCATCTTTGCGCTGGTCACTTACAGTCTGCCGATGTGGTGGACGGGAATGATGTTCCTGCTCATCTTCGCCTACAAGCTCGGCTGGTTCCCCTTGAGCTCGATGTTTGACCCACAGCTCACCGGCTGGGCCCACATTAAGGATGTCATCTGGAGGCTCGTCCTTCCGGTCTTCACCTACGTCTTCGTTGTCTTCGGTGGCTGGGCTTGGACTACGAGGAACATCATGATAGGTACCCTCCAGGAGGACTTCATCATGGCGGCCAGGGCAAAGGGTATCCCCGAACACAAGATAATCTACGGCCACGCACTCCGCGCTGCCGCTCCGCCGATAGTCACCATGATCATCTTCGCCCTCCTTGGTTCGCTCGGTGGTGCAATCATCAGTGAGCTTGTCTTCAACTACCCAGGAATGGGCAGGCTCTACTGGGTCGCCCTCCAGCAGAACGAGACCAACCTTCTCATAGGACTCACGTACTTCTTCACGGTGCTCTACCTTGCCAGCGTCGTCCTTGCGGACATGATATACGGATTCCTCGACCCGCGTGTCAAGGTCGGTGCCTCTGCCAGGATGTGA
- a CDS encoding ABC transporter substrate-binding protein, translating to MNPVGAVDYTPKDIPLNSDEAKARFTADLQWYLQHGHFVISNGPYILAMYSPENLYLKLEKYTGDRNIFTNDPNLLKDGYADVIEYQGVQNPENVILQIAKGEYDLGLFAFPAGKYQGLGADVLSNLNLYKSASSYNELTFNTYHDPDKDAPIVTVGDQVYFNPFAIREVRFAMNWLINRDYIVQNIYQGSGAPMFGCIRPSHPANKYFVPVYEALGMSTSGNEDFALKIINDALNEAAQQVAQYNHTLEKGGDGKWYFDGQPVTIKFIIRIEDNRKEIGLYVADLLEKKVGFTVDRLLWDRQKAGQVVFAKPPSNYEWNIYTGGWGASGLPSVWIDDYTAWFYSAWYGYVPGAVEPKHQNTVTVEEALKYIGNGDANAGLQKLGTEYYKTTDSLGPILNWTEEELTYLLTYFTTAGAEGTPHINADLIPKEPIKITTAGQYWDLQKISMLIGIMESERVFLIETWNFYPANKQRVTKINAEASTGISSRWSVMSAETPDKHLKIAQLASTGAMFMSAFNPVGGLSDVYSTRVWNLIRDYGGTNNFDGIFTPYRCTWTIERGDFKVPDDAVIYNQTQGWIAAHAGEDASVKATVKCDIGTWHNGVKGSVDDIKYYVAFLYTWAYKDGADDPYYDESLGGTASALSNILGWQWTDDGYVVYGTYEHPLADDMTAEFYIFYPQMPWEMYWAMGELVANSKKYGIDKTYSFSSGAEGVLWLDLLTKDHVDDLAIVIQKMSGISLKDLTKTTTTQPTTTTPSETTTTPAETTTTTPSGTSTTTYVVIGLVIIIIAGAAWYFTKKK from the coding sequence GTGAACCCAGTGGGTGCAGTAGATTACACCCCCAAGGACATACCGCTTAACAGCGACGAGGCCAAGGCTAGGTTCACTGCTGACCTCCAGTGGTACCTCCAGCACGGCCACTTCGTTATCAGCAACGGTCCGTACATTCTCGCCATGTACTCTCCGGAGAACCTCTACCTCAAGCTGGAGAAGTACACTGGGGACAGGAATATATTCACCAACGACCCGAACCTCCTGAAGGACGGTTACGCTGATGTTATTGAGTACCAGGGTGTCCAGAACCCTGAGAACGTCATCCTCCAGATCGCCAAGGGCGAGTACGACCTCGGTCTGTTCGCCTTCCCGGCTGGTAAGTACCAGGGTCTTGGTGCTGACGTTCTGTCTAACCTCAATCTCTACAAGAGTGCCAGTTCCTACAACGAGTTGACCTTCAACACTTATCATGACCCGGACAAGGATGCTCCGATTGTCACCGTTGGTGACCAGGTTTACTTCAACCCGTTCGCCATCAGGGAAGTCAGGTTTGCCATGAACTGGCTCATCAACAGGGACTACATCGTCCAGAACATCTACCAAGGAAGCGGTGCTCCGATGTTCGGCTGTATCAGGCCGAGCCACCCGGCCAACAAGTACTTCGTGCCCGTTTACGAGGCCCTTGGAATGAGCACTAGCGGCAACGAGGACTTCGCCCTCAAGATAATAAACGACGCTCTGAACGAGGCCGCCCAGCAGGTTGCCCAGTACAATCACACTCTTGAGAAGGGTGGCGACGGTAAGTGGTACTTCGACGGTCAGCCGGTTACCATCAAGTTCATCATCCGCATCGAGGACAATAGGAAGGAGATTGGTCTCTACGTTGCCGACCTCCTCGAGAAGAAGGTCGGATTTACCGTTGACAGGCTCCTCTGGGACAGGCAGAAGGCCGGTCAGGTCGTCTTCGCCAAGCCGCCGAGCAACTACGAGTGGAACATCTATACCGGCGGTTGGGGTGCCAGTGGACTTCCGAGCGTCTGGATTGATGACTACACTGCCTGGTTCTATTCTGCCTGGTATGGATACGTCCCAGGTGCAGTTGAGCCGAAGCACCAGAACACTGTGACTGTTGAAGAGGCCCTCAAGTACATCGGCAACGGTGACGCCAACGCTGGCCTCCAGAAGCTTGGTACCGAGTACTACAAGACCACTGACAGCCTCGGTCCGATCCTCAACTGGACTGAGGAGGAGCTCACTTACCTGCTGACATACTTCACCACTGCAGGTGCTGAGGGCACTCCGCACATCAACGCTGACCTCATCCCCAAGGAGCCGATTAAGATAACCACTGCTGGCCAGTACTGGGACCTCCAGAAGATAAGCATGCTCATAGGTATCATGGAGAGCGAGAGGGTCTTCCTCATTGAGACTTGGAATTTCTACCCGGCCAACAAGCAGAGGGTCACCAAGATCAACGCCGAGGCCAGCACTGGTATAAGCAGCCGCTGGAGCGTCATGAGTGCCGAGACCCCAGACAAGCACCTCAAGATTGCCCAGCTCGCTTCAACCGGTGCCATGTTCATGAGCGCCTTTAACCCGGTTGGAGGTCTCAGTGACGTTTACTCCACCAGGGTCTGGAATCTCATAAGGGACTACGGTGGAACCAACAACTTCGACGGTATCTTCACTCCGTACAGGTGTACTTGGACCATTGAGAGGGGAGACTTCAAGGTTCCAGATGATGCGGTTATCTACAACCAAACCCAGGGATGGATTGCCGCTCACGCCGGCGAGGACGCCTCCGTTAAGGCTACCGTCAAGTGTGACATTGGCACCTGGCATAATGGCGTGAAGGGCAGTGTTGACGACATTAAGTACTATGTGGCCTTCCTCTACACTTGGGCTTACAAGGATGGTGCTGACGACCCATACTACGACGAGAGTCTTGGTGGAACTGCCAGTGCTCTCAGCAACATCCTCGGCTGGCAGTGGACTGATGATGGTTACGTCGTCTACGGTACTTACGAGCACCCGCTCGCCGACGACATGACTGCAGAATTCTACATCTTCTACCCGCAGATGCCATGGGAGATGTACTGGGCCATGGGTGAGCTCGTCGCTAATAGCAAGAAGTATGGCATCGACAAGACTTACTCCTTCAGCAGCGGTGCAGAGGGAGTCCTCTGGCTCGACCTCCTCACCAAGGACCACGTCGATGACCTCGCCATCGTCATCCAGAAGATGTCCGGTATAAGCCTTAAGGACCTCACCAAGACCACGACCACCCAGCCAACGACGACCACTCCAAGCGAGACCACAACAACTCCAGCCGAGACCACCACAACTACTCCGAGCGGAACCAGCACCACCACCTACGTCGTCATCGGCCTTGTGATAATCATCATCGCCGGCGCGGCCTGGTACTTCACCAAGAAGAAGTGA